One window of the Herbiconiux sp. L3-i23 genome contains the following:
- a CDS encoding HAD-IB family hydrolase, with amino-acid sequence MNPDLGNAHILLTGATGFVGQAILERLLTDHPGTTISVLVRAKGSTPAQTRVDKLLRKTVFGPWREAVGDEEAARILSERVRVVEGDLDGIPALPDDLDIVLHSASTVSFDPPIDKAFDTNVGGAIGLYGALAASKSDPHVVHISTAYVNGARKGLVTEKAVDHDVDWKLEYDIAKQARERVEFDSRQPEALRRFLHTARQQHGKVGPRAVAEAAETLRREFVDAQLVDHGRTRAESLGWTDVYTLTKALAERVAEDEWAGGGHRLSVVRPSIIESALQHPYPGWIDGFKVADPLILAYGRGQLPEFPGVPDSVLDIIPVDHVVNAILAVAAAPQPAGDAQYFHVASGARNPLPFHRMYENVNEFFTANPIPAEDGPVEVPSWRFPGGRKVERELTRRISRSRAAERIVSRLPGGPRTRKWLDRIESGKNELDILRGYSDLYRAYVQTEIIFDDTRTRALHASVPADLRDDRGFDIEAVDWEAYLQGVHFPSVTSLTKAFANRSAGAKRSARALPQRTDVVAVFDLEGTVLEANLIEQYLMLRLADRAAVLWPREAARLLATFPKYLAAERRDRGEFIRTLLRLYKGMKVADIKRLVAGRVGRQLQSKVLPDALARVAEHRAAGHRTVLVTGGIDLLTSPIAAHFDEVIAGRMHNRDGVLTGYLDRPPLVDESRAAWLRHYADEHGLNLSQSYGYGDSIADRSWLQLVGHATAVNPDAELYRFARGKRWDIAEWALGKSKP; translated from the coding sequence ATGAACCCCGACCTCGGCAACGCCCACATCCTGCTCACCGGCGCGACAGGATTCGTGGGGCAGGCCATCCTCGAACGGCTGCTCACCGACCACCCCGGCACCACCATCTCGGTGCTCGTGCGTGCCAAAGGATCGACCCCGGCGCAGACCCGTGTCGACAAGCTGCTGCGCAAGACGGTCTTCGGCCCGTGGCGGGAGGCGGTCGGCGACGAGGAGGCCGCGCGCATCCTCTCCGAACGGGTCCGCGTCGTCGAGGGCGACCTCGACGGCATCCCCGCGCTGCCCGACGACCTCGACATCGTGCTGCACAGCGCGTCGACGGTCAGCTTCGACCCGCCCATCGACAAGGCGTTCGACACGAACGTCGGCGGCGCGATCGGCCTCTACGGGGCGCTCGCCGCGTCGAAGTCCGACCCGCACGTCGTGCACATCTCAACCGCCTACGTGAACGGCGCCCGTAAGGGACTCGTCACCGAGAAGGCCGTCGACCACGACGTCGACTGGAAGCTCGAATACGACATCGCCAAGCAGGCCCGCGAGCGGGTCGAGTTCGACTCCCGCCAGCCCGAGGCGCTGCGCCGCTTCCTGCACACTGCCCGGCAGCAGCACGGCAAGGTCGGCCCCCGCGCCGTCGCCGAGGCCGCCGAGACCCTGCGCCGTGAGTTCGTCGACGCGCAGCTCGTCGACCACGGCCGTACCCGGGCCGAGAGCCTCGGCTGGACCGACGTCTACACGCTCACCAAGGCGCTCGCCGAGCGGGTCGCCGAAGACGAGTGGGCGGGCGGCGGACACCGGCTCTCCGTGGTGCGCCCGTCGATCATCGAGAGCGCGTTGCAGCATCCCTACCCCGGCTGGATCGACGGCTTCAAGGTCGCCGACCCGCTGATCCTCGCCTACGGTCGCGGCCAGCTGCCCGAGTTCCCGGGCGTGCCCGACAGCGTGCTCGACATCATCCCCGTCGACCACGTCGTCAACGCGATCCTCGCCGTCGCCGCGGCCCCGCAGCCTGCGGGTGATGCGCAGTATTTCCACGTCGCGTCCGGCGCCCGTAACCCGCTGCCGTTCCACCGGATGTACGAGAACGTCAACGAGTTCTTCACCGCCAACCCGATCCCCGCCGAAGACGGGCCCGTCGAGGTGCCGAGCTGGCGCTTCCCCGGCGGACGCAAGGTCGAGCGCGAGCTGACCCGACGCATCAGCCGCTCGCGGGCGGCCGAGCGGATCGTGTCACGTCTGCCCGGCGGCCCGCGCACGCGGAAGTGGCTCGACCGCATCGAATCGGGCAAGAACGAGCTCGACATTCTGCGCGGCTACTCGGACCTCTACCGCGCCTACGTGCAGACCGAGATCATCTTCGACGACACCCGCACCCGCGCCCTGCACGCGTCGGTCCCCGCCGACCTGCGCGACGACCGCGGCTTCGACATCGAGGCCGTCGACTGGGAGGCATACCTGCAGGGAGTGCACTTCCCCTCGGTCACCTCGCTGACGAAGGCGTTCGCCAACCGCAGCGCCGGCGCGAAGCGGTCGGCACGGGCACTGCCTCAGCGCACCGACGTCGTCGCGGTGTTCGACCTCGAAGGCACCGTGCTCGAGGCCAACCTCATCGAGCAGTACCTCATGCTGCGCCTCGCCGACCGCGCCGCCGTGCTCTGGCCGCGCGAGGCCGCCCGCCTGCTTGCCACCTTCCCCAAGTACCTCGCCGCCGAGCGTCGTGACCGCGGCGAATTCATCCGCACCCTGCTGCGCCTCTACAAGGGCATGAAGGTCGCCGACATCAAACGCCTCGTCGCCGGCCGGGTCGGCCGCCAGCTGCAGTCGAAGGTGCTGCCCGATGCGCTCGCCCGCGTCGCCGAGCACCGAGCCGCCGGACACCGCACCGTGCTCGTCACCGGCGGCATCGACCTGCTCACCTCCCCCATCGCCGCGCACTTCGACGAGGTCATCGCCGGCCGGATGCACAACCGCGACGGCGTGCTCACCGGCTACCTCGACCGTCCCCCACTCGTCGACGAGTCCCGCGCCGCGTGGCTGCGTCACTACGCCGACGAGCACGGGCTGAACCTCAGCCAGTCGTACGGATACGGCGACAGCATCGCCGACCGCTCCTGGTTGCAGCTCGTCGGTCACGCGACCGCGGTGAATCCGGACGCCGAGTTGTACCGATTCGCGCGCGGAAAGCGCTGGGACATCGCAGAATGGGCCCTGGGAAAGAGCAAACCCTGA
- a CDS encoding ferritin-like domain-containing protein, with amino-acid sequence MAFDIDEYTETSESVGWEDLDFDAFKTDPLPEQTLRSLRYMCDVEYHTVCYLRDLLVTPSHKERDVSAFMTMWNREEFWHGEALAHVLGLHGVTVDFDELKAKRLKLGWRDKLGPLRQSILGNVVGNDFVAVHMSWGAANEWSAVAAYRRLAKLEKHPTLSPLLQRIAQQETRHVAFYASQARARLEKSKVAQKLTRLALQNAWAPVGTSISDPADVTHVMGHLFGSEEGMKEVRRIDANIAKLPGMEGLTIVADSLAKRGVAA; translated from the coding sequence ATGGCATTCGACATCGATGAGTACACCGAGACGTCTGAGAGCGTCGGGTGGGAAGACCTCGACTTCGACGCGTTCAAGACCGACCCGCTGCCCGAGCAGACGCTGCGGAGCCTGCGCTACATGTGCGACGTCGAGTACCACACGGTCTGCTACCTCCGCGACCTGCTCGTGACGCCCTCGCACAAGGAGCGCGACGTCTCGGCGTTCATGACCATGTGGAACCGTGAGGAGTTCTGGCACGGCGAGGCCCTCGCGCACGTGCTCGGGCTGCACGGCGTCACCGTCGACTTCGACGAGCTGAAGGCCAAGCGGCTGAAGCTCGGGTGGCGCGACAAGCTCGGCCCGCTGCGCCAGTCGATCCTCGGCAACGTCGTCGGCAACGACTTCGTCGCCGTGCACATGAGCTGGGGCGCCGCCAACGAGTGGAGCGCCGTCGCCGCCTATCGCCGCCTCGCGAAGCTCGAGAAGCACCCCACCCTGTCGCCGCTGCTGCAGCGCATCGCGCAGCAGGAGACGCGACACGTCGCGTTCTACGCCTCGCAGGCCCGTGCCCGGCTCGAGAAGAGCAAGGTCGCGCAGAAGCTCACCCGCCTCGCCCTGCAGAACGCGTGGGCGCCGGTCGGCACCTCGATCTCCGACCCCGCCGACGTCACCCACGTGATGGGGCATCTCTTCGGTAGCGAAGAGGGCATGAAGGAGGTCCGCCGCATCGACGCGAATATCGCGAAGCTGCCCGGCATGGAGGGGCTGACGATCGTGGCCGACTCGCTCGCGAAGCGCGGCGTCGCCGCCTGA
- a CDS encoding gamma-glutamylcyclotransferase family protein, with product MVHRLFSYGTLRQPEVQQALFGRSVPTSADAVVGYRLDVVTITDPVVIATSGSDRHPILHRGTESDAVEGAVLELDDAELAAADAYEVDDYIRVIAPLRSGGEAWVYVAVTE from the coding sequence ATGGTGCATCGTCTGTTCTCCTACGGCACGCTCCGGCAGCCCGAGGTGCAGCAGGCGCTGTTCGGGCGGTCGGTGCCGACGTCTGCGGATGCGGTGGTCGGCTATCGGCTGGATGTGGTGACGATCACGGATCCGGTCGTGATCGCGACGTCGGGGTCGGATCGCCACCCAATCCTGCACCGCGGTACCGAGTCCGATGCGGTCGAGGGCGCGGTGCTGGAACTCGACGACGCCGAACTGGCGGCAGCGGACGCCTACGAGGTCGACGACTACATCCGAGTGATCGCCCCTCTGCGCTCCGGCGGCGAGGCCTGGGTCTACGTGGCAGTCACCGAGTAG
- a CDS encoding PrsW family glutamic-type intramembrane protease yields the protein MSTTLSEETQEHPTGDAAGTQHQTRADKRAAKKANGKHHTGRYFLLGLGIWLVLGLFVVVGLQNHIVMASWAVMGAFLVPGTLVWAMAGRLRPDDSITVTDLFKFMLFGGLLAVSIGSTIDSIIGWLAPGANGEPSMISYALSGIAEEFAKAIIVVVLARKMIKSVRNGLFLGGALGAGFAGFETLGYIIWEPIRTGQFDGGHPTQLEAFVSLLRGVIAPIGHPLWTALLVAAIFAAAAAHNNRYRFTLGVLGAYLAVALVHGLNDVGQTFVEEALGNGTLTNWAGDVYSVVLAIPVVLVWRHIARTHGAAKQELPVTA from the coding sequence ATGTCAACGACTCTGTCCGAAGAGACGCAGGAGCATCCGACCGGCGACGCCGCCGGCACGCAGCACCAGACCCGCGCAGACAAGCGCGCCGCGAAGAAGGCGAACGGCAAGCACCACACCGGCCGCTACTTCCTGCTCGGCCTCGGAATCTGGCTGGTTCTCGGACTCTTCGTCGTCGTCGGACTGCAGAACCACATCGTCATGGCCTCGTGGGCCGTCATGGGCGCGTTCCTCGTGCCCGGCACCCTCGTCTGGGCGATGGCCGGCCGTCTGCGTCCGGATGACAGCATCACCGTCACCGACCTCTTCAAGTTCATGCTCTTCGGCGGCCTGCTCGCGGTGAGCATCGGCAGCACCATCGACTCGATCATCGGCTGGCTCGCACCCGGCGCCAACGGCGAACCGAGCATGATCTCGTACGCCCTCTCGGGTATCGCCGAGGAGTTCGCGAAGGCGATCATCGTCGTCGTCCTCGCCCGCAAGATGATCAAGTCGGTGCGCAACGGTCTGTTCCTCGGTGGCGCGCTCGGCGCCGGTTTCGCCGGCTTCGAGACGCTCGGCTACATCATCTGGGAGCCGATCCGCACCGGCCAGTTCGACGGCGGACACCCGACGCAGCTCGAAGCGTTCGTCAGCCTGCTCCGCGGCGTCATCGCGCCGATCGGTCACCCGCTGTGGACCGCGCTTCTCGTCGCCGCGATCTTCGCGGCCGCTGCAGCGCACAACAACCGGTACCGCTTCACCCTCGGGGTGCTCGGCGCCTACCTCGCCGTCGCCCTGGTGCACGGACTCAACGACGTCGGCCAGACCTTCGTCGAGGAGGCGCTCGGCAACGGCACCCTCACCAACTGGGCGGGCGATGTCTACAGCGTCGTCCTCGCCATCCCGGTCGTGCTGGTGTGGCGGCACATCGCCCGCACGCACGGTGCGGCGAAGCAGGAGCTTCCGGTCACCGCGTGA
- a CDS encoding ABC transporter ATP-binding protein — MNTATADRPVIDVQHVTRTYKDVTALDDVSFSIAENTICGLLGRNGAGKTTLMQLLTGQEFPSSGDIRVAGRNPVENTDVLQQLCFIKESQKYPESFQARHVLASAPWFFSGWDADFADELVAQFRLPLKRDIKKLSRGQLSALGVTVGLASRAPITFFDEPYLGLDAVSRQYFYDTLLADYAEHPRTIVLSTHLIDEVSNLLEHVLVFEQGKLLIDQDAESLRGRATAVAGQAGAIDRFAEGREVLHRDTLGGLATVTLAGQLTAEDRRVASAAGLEVTTVSLQQLIVDLSRSVSSQPVAERVS, encoded by the coding sequence ATGAATACGGCCACCGCCGACCGTCCCGTCATCGACGTCCAGCACGTCACCCGGACCTACAAAGACGTCACCGCGCTCGACGACGTGTCGTTCTCGATCGCGGAGAACACCATCTGCGGGCTCCTCGGCCGCAACGGCGCCGGCAAGACGACCCTCATGCAGCTGCTCACCGGGCAGGAGTTCCCGAGCTCGGGCGACATCCGGGTCGCCGGCCGCAACCCGGTCGAGAACACCGACGTGCTGCAGCAGCTCTGCTTCATCAAGGAGAGCCAGAAGTACCCCGAGTCGTTCCAGGCCCGCCACGTGCTGGCGAGCGCGCCGTGGTTCTTCTCGGGCTGGGATGCCGACTTCGCCGACGAGCTCGTCGCCCAGTTCCGGCTGCCGCTGAAGCGCGACATCAAGAAGCTCTCGCGCGGCCAGCTCTCCGCCCTCGGAGTGACCGTCGGGCTGGCGAGCCGGGCGCCGATCACCTTCTTCGACGAGCCCTACCTCGGTCTCGATGCGGTGTCGCGTCAGTACTTCTACGACACGCTGCTCGCCGACTACGCCGAGCACCCCCGCACCATCGTGCTGTCGACGCACCTCATCGACGAGGTGAGCAACCTGCTCGAACACGTCCTCGTGTTCGAACAGGGCAAGCTCCTCATCGACCAGGACGCCGAGAGTCTCCGCGGCCGGGCCACCGCCGTCGCCGGTCAGGCGGGCGCGATCGACCGCTTCGCCGAAGGGCGCGAGGTGCTGCACCGCGACACCCTTGGCGGTCTCGCCACCGTCACCCTCGCCGGTCAGCTGACCGCCGAGGACCGCCGCGTCGCGAGCGCCGCCGGCCTCGAAGTCACCACGGTGTCGCTGCAGCAGCTCATCGTCGACCTCAGCCGCTCCGTCAGCAGCCAGCCCGTCGCCGAGCGCGTCAGCTGA
- a CDS encoding GntR family transcriptional regulator, translating to MDEGRPIFLQIAERIENDILSGALREESQVPSTNELAMFHRINPATAGKGINLLVDEGILYKRRGIGMFVADGAKERISARRRDGFVAEYIAPLLVEARSLGITAQQLIGLIQKETS from the coding sequence ATGGACGAGGGACGGCCGATCTTCCTGCAGATCGCCGAGCGCATCGAGAACGACATCCTCTCCGGCGCGCTCCGGGAAGAGAGCCAGGTGCCGTCGACCAACGAGCTCGCCATGTTCCACCGCATCAACCCAGCGACGGCGGGCAAGGGCATCAACCTGCTCGTCGACGAAGGCATCCTCTACAAGCGCCGCGGGATCGGGATGTTCGTCGCCGACGGTGCCAAGGAGCGCATCTCGGCCCGCCGCCGCGACGGTTTCGTCGCGGAGTACATCGCACCGCTGCTCGTCGAAGCACGCAGCCTCGGCATCACCGCGCAGCAGCTCATCGGACTCATCCAGAAGGAGACATCATGA
- a CDS encoding CHAP domain-containing protein has translation MKKSVNPLRVLITVLVVPGLVATAALPAYASTFSSDAQTASSMTTGQSLSVAATAASTTISRDGVTATSDAEMAARKADPARELRVEEYDASGARELGDDYPWPYEASDDEGGGLSPLNYYYRECVDFVAWRLNRDAGSTSAPWKYVWSNLTPNGGNASAWASNWKSHGWPTGSEPVPGSVAWFNGNHVAYVKAVTDDGQVVIEEYNHGSTHKYGIRTIPASSVALFLYAPPR, from the coding sequence GTGAAGAAGAGCGTCAACCCGCTGCGCGTGCTCATCACCGTGTTGGTGGTTCCCGGGCTGGTGGCGACCGCGGCTCTGCCCGCGTATGCCTCGACGTTCTCGAGCGACGCGCAGACCGCGTCGTCGATGACCACCGGACAGAGCCTTTCCGTCGCCGCGACCGCGGCGTCGACCACGATCAGCCGTGACGGTGTCACGGCGACCTCCGACGCGGAGATGGCGGCCCGCAAGGCCGACCCGGCACGCGAGCTGCGCGTCGAGGAGTACGACGCGTCCGGAGCGCGCGAACTCGGCGACGACTACCCGTGGCCGTATGAGGCGTCTGACGACGAGGGCGGCGGGCTGTCCCCGCTCAACTACTACTACCGCGAGTGCGTCGACTTCGTCGCCTGGCGGCTGAACCGCGACGCGGGCTCGACGAGCGCGCCGTGGAAGTACGTCTGGTCGAACCTCACCCCGAACGGCGGCAACGCGTCGGCATGGGCATCCAACTGGAAGTCGCACGGGTGGCCCACCGGCTCTGAGCCCGTTCCCGGCTCGGTGGCCTGGTTCAACGGCAACCACGTCGCCTACGTCAAGGCGGTGACCGATGACGGCCAGGTCGTCATCGAGGAGTACAACCACGGCAGCACCCACAAGTACGGGATCCGCACCATCCCGGCCAGCTCGGTCGCCCTCTTTCTCTACGCCCCTCCCCGCTGA
- a CDS encoding HNH endonuclease encodes MRTLVLNAGYEPLAVISFKRALMLVMGGKATVVAADDLNPVVAASGEWDRPSVILLTRYVRIPGGRRMPVSRRGVLRRDGQRCGYCGHGATTVDHVMPRSRGGADSWENLVACCLRCNNVKGDRTPAEMGWQLRTTPRPPHGSAWLVRGVEKPQDDWTEFLAPAA; translated from the coding sequence ATGCGCACACTGGTGCTGAACGCGGGATATGAACCGCTCGCGGTGATCTCCTTCAAGCGGGCCCTGATGCTCGTCATGGGCGGCAAGGCGACGGTCGTCGCCGCCGACGACCTGAATCCGGTGGTCGCCGCGTCGGGGGAGTGGGATCGGCCGAGCGTCATCCTGCTGACGCGCTACGTGCGCATCCCGGGCGGCAGGCGCATGCCGGTGTCGCGACGCGGGGTGCTGCGTCGCGACGGTCAGCGGTGCGGATACTGCGGGCACGGTGCGACCACGGTCGACCATGTCATGCCGCGTTCGCGCGGCGGTGCGGACTCGTGGGAGAACCTCGTGGCCTGCTGCCTGCGGTGCAACAACGTGAAGGGCGACCGCACGCCGGCCGAGATGGGCTGGCAGTTGCGGACGACCCCACGGCCGCCGCACGGATCCGCGTGGCTGGTGCGTGGTGTCGAGAAGCCGCAGGACGACTGGACCGAGTTCCTGGCCCCCGCCGCCTGA
- a CDS encoding C40 family peptidase: MALTSDNERSQDRSNPTPETTPTSAPVTRRESRTAAKPGMGSRLAMAGRAVAVSRPAASVGAATKRSRGRNFLSVAVMTLAAGLVATLAIPSYAFDPVANASPEFEASELQTLKFSEAQTVDVAADATQTTVARDNYTATSIEELRAAQEAAAAAEARAAAAASYASYSGPSAGDYLANPPYPNFSLDQVYQVGLQYQGVPYRYGGSDPSGFDCSGFVMFVYAQFGIQLAHSVRSQAASGTVISAADAQPGDLVIFSDGSHDGIYAGNGNVLHAPYEGASVRVQPIWASVYYVRLGI, translated from the coding sequence TTGGCCCTGACGAGTGACAACGAGCGGTCGCAAGACCGGTCGAACCCGACACCCGAAACCACCCCGACTTCCGCACCGGTCACCCGCCGGGAGTCTCGCACCGCCGCCAAGCCCGGCATGGGCTCACGTCTCGCGATGGCCGGACGCGCCGTCGCCGTGTCGCGCCCCGCCGCATCCGTGGGTGCGGCGACGAAGCGCAGCCGTGGACGCAACTTCTTGAGCGTCGCGGTGATGACGCTGGCCGCAGGGCTCGTCGCCACGCTCGCGATCCCGTCGTACGCGTTCGACCCGGTGGCCAACGCGTCGCCCGAGTTCGAGGCGTCCGAACTGCAGACCCTCAAGTTCAGCGAGGCGCAGACGGTCGACGTCGCCGCCGACGCCACCCAGACGACGGTCGCGCGCGACAACTACACGGCGACCAGCATCGAAGAGCTGCGCGCCGCGCAGGAAGCCGCCGCTGCTGCCGAGGCGCGGGCCGCCGCTGCAGCCAGCTACGCCTCGTACAGCGGTCCGAGCGCCGGCGACTACCTCGCCAACCCGCCGTACCCCAACTTCAGCCTCGACCAGGTCTACCAGGTGGGTCTGCAGTACCAGGGCGTTCCCTACCGCTACGGCGGCTCCGACCCGTCGGGCTTCGACTGCTCGGGCTTCGTGATGTTCGTCTACGCGCAGTTCGGCATCCAGCTCGCCCACTCGGTGCGCAGCCAGGCCGCGTCCGGAACCGTCATCTCGGCCGCCGACGCGCAGCCCGGCGACCTCGTCATCTTCAGTGACGGCAGCCACGACGGCATCTACGCGGGCAACGGCAACGTGCTGCACGCTCCCTACGAGGGTGCATCGGTGCGAGTCCAGCCGATCTGGGCCAGCGTCTACTACGTGCGACTCGGCATCTGA
- a CDS encoding metal-dependent transcriptional regulator, giving the protein MTDLVDTTEMYLRTILDLEEEDIVPLRARISERLGHSGPTVSQTVARMERDGLVVVSGDRHLELTSVGRLKATHVMRKHRLAERLLSDVIGLEWEFVHDEACRWEHVMSEQVERRLIDMLGNPTESPYGNPIPSLDDLGTSPAVAFLDGVTNLVEYVRSGNSGTATIRRLGEPVQFDPELLRQLKDAGVVPGAVAVVGDAGQYISLRVEGFGEGIELPTEVAGHVFIETP; this is encoded by the coding sequence GTGACGGATCTCGTGGACACCACCGAGATGTATCTGCGCACCATCCTCGACCTCGAAGAAGAGGACATCGTCCCCCTTCGCGCGCGCATCTCGGAGCGTCTCGGCCACTCCGGACCCACGGTGTCCCAGACCGTCGCCCGCATGGAGCGGGACGGTCTCGTCGTCGTCTCGGGCGACCGTCACCTTGAGCTCACCAGCGTCGGCCGGCTCAAGGCGACGCACGTGATGCGCAAGCATCGCCTCGCCGAGCGGCTCCTCAGCGACGTCATCGGACTCGAATGGGAGTTCGTGCACGACGAGGCCTGCCGCTGGGAGCACGTCATGAGCGAACAGGTCGAACGCCGCCTCATCGACATGCTGGGCAACCCCACCGAGTCCCCCTACGGCAACCCCATTCCCAGCCTCGACGACCTCGGCACGTCGCCCGCGGTCGCCTTCCTCGACGGCGTCACCAACCTGGTCGAGTACGTGCGCTCCGGCAACTCCGGCACTGCGACGATCCGTCGCCTGGGGGAGCCAGTGCAGTTCGACCCCGAACTGCTGCGCCAGCTGAAGGACGCGGGCGTCGTGCCCGGTGCTGTCGCGGTCGTCGGTGACGCCGGCCAGTACATCTCGCTGCGCGTCGAGGGCTTCGGCGAGGGCATCGAGTTGCCCACCGAAGTGGCCGGGCACGTCTTCATCGAAACCCCCTGA
- the serC gene encoding phosphoserine transaminase, translating into MSELVIPNDLRPLDGRFGCGPSKVREEQVAALVAAGTSLFGTSHRQKPVKNLVASVRSQLSDLFSLPDGYEVVLGNGGSSAFWDAAAFSLIERRSSHLSFGEFGAKFVKAAGAPHLEAPAVTKTDAGTRGELGPLEGVDVYAWPHNETSTGVQAPVRRVVGDDGALTVIDATSAAGGIAVDANEFDVYYFAPQKNFASDGGLWLALMSPAAIERVERIAASGRYIPDFLSLQQAVDNSRLQQTLNTPAIATLVMLDSQLEWMLGLGGLAAVDARTRESSGILYDWAERTAVATPFVADPADRSQVVVTIDFEEGVDAAAIAATLRANGIVDTEPYRKLGRNQLRVATFAAIEPSDVRALTASIDYVLERI; encoded by the coding sequence ATGAGCGAACTCGTCATCCCCAACGACCTCCGCCCTCTCGACGGACGTTTCGGCTGCGGCCCCTCGAAGGTGCGCGAAGAGCAGGTCGCGGCCCTGGTCGCCGCCGGCACCTCTCTCTTCGGCACCTCCCACCGGCAGAAGCCGGTCAAGAACCTCGTCGCGAGCGTGCGCTCGCAGCTGTCCGACCTCTTCTCCCTGCCCGACGGCTACGAGGTGGTCCTCGGCAACGGCGGGTCCAGCGCGTTCTGGGATGCGGCGGCGTTCAGTCTCATCGAACGACGCAGCTCGCACCTCTCCTTCGGCGAGTTCGGCGCGAAGTTCGTGAAGGCGGCGGGCGCTCCGCACCTCGAGGCGCCGGCGGTCACCAAGACCGACGCCGGCACCCGCGGCGAACTCGGTCCCCTCGAGGGCGTCGACGTCTACGCCTGGCCTCACAATGAGACCTCGACCGGAGTGCAGGCCCCCGTCCGCCGTGTGGTCGGCGACGACGGCGCTCTGACGGTGATCGATGCGACGAGCGCCGCTGGCGGCATCGCGGTCGACGCGAACGAGTTCGACGTCTACTACTTCGCCCCGCAGAAGAACTTCGCCTCCGACGGCGGGCTCTGGCTCGCCCTGATGTCCCCTGCCGCGATCGAACGCGTCGAGCGCATCGCCGCGTCGGGCCGGTACATCCCCGACTTCCTCAGCCTGCAACAGGCGGTCGACAACTCGCGTCTGCAGCAGACGCTCAACACCCCCGCGATCGCGACCCTCGTCATGCTCGACAGTCAGCTCGAGTGGATGCTCGGCCTCGGCGGACTCGCCGCCGTCGACGCCCGCACCCGCGAGTCCTCCGGCATCCTCTACGACTGGGCGGAGCGCACCGCCGTCGCGACGCCGTTCGTCGCCGATCCGGCCGACCGGTCGCAGGTGGTCGTCACCATCGACTTCGAGGAGGGCGTCGACGCCGCGGCCATCGCCGCGACGCTGCGCGCCAACGGCATCGTCGACACCGAGCCGTACCGCAAGCTCGGCCGCAATCAGCTGCGAGTCGCGACCTTCGCCGCGATCGAGCCGAGCGATGTCCGCGCGCTCACCGCGTCGATCGACTACGTGCTCGAGCGGATCTGA
- a CDS encoding DUF2530 domain-containing protein: MKLYLRAEDRHPDPAPVETDDRRAIIVGTAIWVVALVVALVVTPMMTDDPFLIATCAVGVALGVAGLVYTQLRTKAVRRR; this comes from the coding sequence GTGAAGCTCTACCTGCGCGCAGAAGACCGTCACCCCGATCCGGCTCCCGTCGAGACGGACGACCGCCGCGCGATCATCGTCGGCACCGCAATCTGGGTGGTGGCCCTCGTGGTCGCACTCGTGGTCACGCCGATGATGACCGACGACCCGTTCCTCATCGCCACCTGCGCCGTCGGGGTGGCCCTGGGGGTCGCAGGTCTCGTTTATACCCAGCTCCGCACCAAAGCGGTCCGCCGACGCTGA
- a CDS encoding DUF3027 domain-containing protein yields the protein MREPADADRALIDTAREALFEITDPETVGAVAGIDDSVDGVVDVYFASTMSGYPSWRWNVSVSTIDGDEFPSVLEAELLPGDGALLAPDWVPWADRLADYRAAQAESADGENDDDADLDDDDDDESDLDDDLDDDDDLEVSDDDSDDDDSDDDDDDDDDLVDSDVLDRDDEIDGVDFESSDFDEQGGSGAGFGGSGASSAGGVEDGLTTIDEELSASEHIDDDVDFDDENRGDRV from the coding sequence ATGCGTGAGCCGGCCGACGCCGACCGTGCGTTGATCGACACCGCACGCGAGGCTCTCTTCGAGATCACCGACCCGGAGACCGTTGGAGCCGTCGCGGGAATCGACGACTCGGTCGACGGCGTCGTCGACGTCTACTTCGCCTCCACCATGTCGGGCTACCCGTCGTGGCGCTGGAACGTCTCCGTCTCCACGATCGACGGTGACGAGTTCCCGTCGGTGCTCGAAGCGGAACTCCTTCCGGGGGACGGCGCGCTGCTCGCACCCGACTGGGTGCCCTGGGCCGACCGTCTTGCCGACTACCGCGCGGCGCAGGCCGAGTCCGCCGACGGCGAGAACGACGACGATGCAGACCTCGACGACGATGATGACGACGAGTCCGACCTCGACGACGACCTCGACGATGACGACGACCTCGAGGTCTCGGACGACGACTCGGATGACGACGACTCCGACGACGATGACGACGATGACGACGACCTGGTCGACAGCGACGTCCTCGATCGCGATGACGAGATCGACGGTGTCGACTTCGAGAGCTCCGATTTCGACGAGCAGGGCGGCAGCGGAGCCGGTTTCGGCGGGTCAGGGGCCTCGAGCGCCGGCGGCGTCGAGGACGGCCTCACCACCATCGACGAGGAACTCAGCGCGAGCGAGCACATCGACGACGACGTCGACTTCGACGACGAGAACCGCGGCGACCGGGTCTGA